From the genome of Lineus longissimus chromosome 8, tnLinLong1.2, whole genome shotgun sequence, one region includes:
- the LOC135492037 gene encoding phosphatidylinositol 4-phosphate 3-kinase C2 domain-containing subunit alpha-like isoform X5, with protein sequence MELELLEDIPSSRSDQSSSADRSRVARKARTMHPTSRIAEQEQVRSTSVSPRPRPRSSDHARSVVGKSSNGTPVVPPRPPIAAPRKNIPPKVDTNIKTGVVTPSKDSSPCEMNLMAFSPTEKQAPSQHGLDDFDPVPRGRVSPGESGAASADLYAVMRRSATTDSESDYASITSFQDPVQGMANQLQRTTMAPQSTDSASFQKQPDHGSGSSHGIMINPVSGIASFNREKPPPAIPPRPKVDQGKFIVPTRPHGNQPAPVKSHTLPVQSYGARPKTGSLSADLDSSTAWKRSGMATSASSDFSDRQRHASDVEVATRPSENELMTFGYNHDRKISTSYFDPLLNPVLTEDELSHSLEFQGFRRKKAPNPFPELGRHLPPVQGFQAGSREMSGYDPNYEGLQLSGEYAMYQDDSSLDGAEEFNLEEIQDPFSISTLTLLAQQRDAAPPLPPKSKEVKKVPVKDDVEPDPATPLPPKSQPTVTPEKSIIGWNDVHNSLVPTFVADEEAQAFCDAMNCLKTTYSIKDQEKNAGIVLSPVLEHVEHPSMTIKLTVQARFAKDPVIFTCDINSEVHFVISHVLYMICDDTATSSADVKLENYILKVYARQEFLLSDSILGDYEYVQHCLKLDLEIKFTLLDTQKVKRPYERNPPDLHPMEAPRMSELSEYKKLVSRESLMILMDTFTKEIEKLLNQAMESEFKKIQTNALLGAVKAVCTILNTVETTEITLAVKRLQALSKEQGHDERPSSTYNDLIAATNKYDELNGAVQELCTAVINLIRTYCNLYNTDFVIRFPSHTSGEKEDASQLCDSVIIHVATAHHFDAEWPTKYDHFRVSCGLFYGGRPLCKNVMTSQAVITTDSFQPRIVWDEWIQFPSMGVSMLPRETRLALTLVGFRTEKDGSSNEVPKQIKVNLGWAVLPMFDYKGHLTQGDQLLALWPNEGANPSGSTQCNILKPDAVLLQVSLPDFGHPVIFPDVKPTKASDLSDEKNAQSLKRPFEALHPYDQEQLLEILGKDCVTFATPAENEVLWEKRFYLHDRPEALPKVLLAAPNWNWSSLVDIYRLIDEWTPMKPTDALELLLPLYADEHVRNVAISWIKKMCADEICDYLPQLLQALKYELYHQSPLSQFLLEMAMTNVRIAHQLYWLFKEASLDVRCCWRFHLMKTALMSMVGNGFKEEIEREEHLTKGLTTAAICVKAAKDAKDRDMTLLRELGLLFEEFEDQSIGLPLDPSLVITGIELKSCSYFTSNAFPLKLVFKHDEPRADPHCVMFKVGDDLRQDMLTMQLINIMDKMWLKSGLDLKIITFRCLSTGERKGLVELVSESQTLRQIQDPYGVTGSFKDRPLAEWLKKYNPTELDYRKAVVNFTRSCAGYCVATYILGICDRHNDNIMLKQTGHMFHIDFGKFLGDAQRFGNIKRDRVPFVFTSDMAYVINGGDKVTDNFQEFVDLCCEAFNVLRKNGAFLITLLRLMSASGIPGINHNAAMYVQRVLLPDCSDTEAIAAFTRMIQGSLKSVSTQFNFFLHAMAQKRFSGHREGMLLSFIPKTYSVTTDGRITNVVIEGYQKRYSPEKFYIYIIRVDREDEKVPNFIMRKYPEFLEFHKRLVEMFPMVKLPSLPGKGRRSSRRIMIGRSNVKAVADKRKSELEIFLRELLALAPEISECDLIYTFFHPMLRDEQEVNKSQGKVRVIVYNAKMLGKPDPSPTRILRRPHAIQGQLKLSLVHKEGGLHVMIMHAKDLASEESELPDPYVKMYLLPDSAKQTKRKTEIARRSNHPTFNEMFVYRVPLDIIKRKHLQLTVWNYDMLKENEFMGALYLDLSTIDLGKETVAWHKLGLYQMP encoded by the exons ATGGAGCTAGAACTTCTGGAAGATATTCCCAGTTCGAGGTCTGATCAGTCAAGTTCAGCAGACAGGTCACGTGTGGCCAGAAAAGCAAGAACTATGCATCCAACAAGTCGAATTGCTGAACAGGAACAAGTGAGGTCAACATCTGTCTCACCAAGACCAAGACCCAGGTCATCCGATCATGCAAGGTCGGTAGTTGGCAAGTCATCAAATGGAACTCCTGTGGTCCCTCCAAGGCCCCCAATAGCTGCACCTCGCAAAAACATCCCACCAAAAGTTgacacaaatatcaaaactgGTGTCGTTACACCTTCAAAAGATAGCTCTCCCTGTGAAATGAATTTGATGGCGTTTTCACCAACCGAAAAACAAGCTCCGTCTCAACATGGCTTAGATGATTTTGATCCTGTGCCAAGGGGGCGTGTCAGCCCAGGTGAGAGTGGGGCTGCAAGTGCAGACTTGTATGCTGTTATGAGACGTTCAGCAACAACTGATTCAGAATCTGATTATGCATCTATCACCAGTTTTCAGGATCCTGTGCAAGGCATGGCTAATCAACTTCAAAGAACAACAATGGCACCCCAATCCACAGATTCAGCTAGTTTTCAGAAACAACCAGATCATGGAAGTGGGAGTTCTCATGGAATAATGATCAACCCAGTGTCGGGCATTGCTTCTTTCAATAGGGAAAAACCACCTCCTGCAATACCACCTAGACCCAAGGTTGATCAAGGCAAATTTATCGTACCAACGCGTCCCCATGGAAACCAACCTGCTCCTGTAAAATCTCATACCCTTCCTGTTCAATCATACGGTGCTCGACCGAAAACCGGTAGTCTCTCGGCGGATTTGGATTCCTCCACCGCGTGGAAACGGTCTGGCATGGCCACAAGTGCATCTTCTGACTTTTCTGATAGACAGCGTCATGCTTCTGATGTCGAAGTTGCAACAAGGCCATCAGAAAATGAGTTGATGACATTCGGTTACAATCATGATCGTAAAATCAGCACCTCGTATTTTGATCCGTTATTGAATCCTGTGCTCACGGAAGATGAGCTGTCACATTCACTAGAGTTTCAGGGTTTTCGTCGTAAGAAGGCTCCGAATCCATTTCCCGAATTAGGGAGACATTTGCCACCTGTACAGGGATTCCAGGCAGGAAGCAGAGAAATGTCTGGGTATGATCCAAACTACGAAGGTCTTCAGCTCTCGGGAGAATACGCAATGTACCAGGACGACAGTAGTTTAGATGGTGCTGAGGAATTCAATCTGGAGGAGATCCAGGACCCATTTTCTATTTCGACTTTAACATTGCTGGCACAGCAGCGGGATGCGGCACCCCCATTACCACCTAAGTCCAAAGAGGTCAAGAAGGTGCCAGTCAAGGATGACGTTGAACCAGATCCTGCCACACCATTACCACCAAAGTCTCAGCCAACAGTTACTCCAGAGAAGTCTATCATTGGTTGG AATGATGTCCACAACAGTCTTGTTCCAACGTTCGTCGCTGATGAAGAAGCACAAGCATTTTGTGATGCCATGAATTG TTTAAAGACAACATATTCAATCAAAGATCAAGAGAAGAATGCCGGCATTGTGTTGAGTCCCGTCCTCGAACACGTCGAACATCCATCAATGACCATTAAACTCACTGTCCAGGCTCGTTTTGCGAAGGACCCGGTCATTTTCACTTGTGATA TCAACTCTGAGGTCCACTTTGTGATCAGTCATGTCCTGTACATGATCTGTGATGATACGGCCACATCTTCTGCTGATGTTAAACTGGAAAACTACATACTGAAAGTTTATGCTCGCCAAGAGTTTCTTCTGAG tgacTCAATCCTTGGTGACTATGAGTATGTGCAGCATTGTCTAAAGCTTGATCTGGAGATCAAGTTCACCTTGCTTGATACCCAGAAAGTCAAAAGACCATATGAACGAAAC CCACCAGATCTCCATCCAATGGAAGCGCCCAGAATGTCAGAGTTGTCTGAATACAAGAAATTAGTAAGCAGAGAAAGTCTGATGATTCTAATGGACACCTTCACCAAGGAGATTGAGAAGCTTCTCAACCAGGCCATGGAGAGCGAGTTCAAGAAGATACAAACAAATGCCCTACTTGGGGCCGTGAAAGCTGTCTGTACCATCCTGAACACTGTGGAGACCACTGAGATTACCTTGGCGGTGAAGCGACTGCAGGCCCTTAGTAAGGAGCAGGGTCACGATGAGCGGCCATCTTCAACATATAATGA TCTGATAGCTGCAACGAACAAATATGATGAGCTGAATGGAGCAGTACAAGAGCTGTGTACGGCCGTAATCAACCTGATCCGCACTTATTGTAACCTGTACAATACAGACTTCGTCATCAGATTCCCGAGTCACACGAGCGGCGAGAAAGAGGACGCGAGTCAACTGTGTGATAGCGTCATCATACATGTGGCGACAGCCCATCATTTTGATGCCGAGTGGCCTACAAA GTATGACCACTTCCGTGTTTCATGTGGACTCTTCTACGGTGGGCGGCCGTTGTGTAAAAACGTCATGACTTCACAAGCAGTGATAACGACAGACAGCTTCCAGCCACGCATTGTCTGGGATGAGTGGATCCAGTTTCCATCGATGGGAGTTTCCATGTTGCCGAGGGAAACAAGATTGGCCTTGACTCTGGTTGGCTTTAGGACGGAGAAGGACGGATCGAGTAATGAAGTCCCCAAACAAATCAAGGTCAATCTTGGGTGGGCTGTGCTACCCATGTTTGATTACAAGGG CCATCTCACACAGGGTGACCAACTGCTTGCCCTCTGGCCTAACGAAGGTGCCAATCCTAGTGGCTCCACCCAGTGCAACATCCTGAAACCAGACGCTGTCCTTCTCCAAGTCAGCCTACCAGACTTTGGCCATCCGGTGATATTTCCGGATGTAAAACCCACAAAAGCAAG TGATCTAAGTGATGAGAAAAATGCACAAAG CCTGAAAAGACCATTTGAAGCGTTACACCCGTATGACCAGGAGCAGCTACTGGAGATCCTTGGCAAAGATTGTGTTACATT TGCCACGCCTGCTGAGAATGAAGTGCTATGGGAGAAGCGCTTCTATCTCCACGATCGTccagaagctctaccaaaggtCTTGCTAGCCGCACCAAACTggaattggtcaagtttagtCGATATCTATCGCTTGATTGATGAATGGACACCGATGAAGCCAACAGATGCATTGGAATTGTTGCTGCCTTT GTATGCTGATGAACATGTGCGGAATGTTGCCATCTCGTGGATCAAAAAAATGTGCGCTGATGAAATCTGTGACTACCTCCCGCAGCTTCTGCAAGCTTTGAAATATGAGCTGTACCACCAGAGTCCATTATCGCAGTTCTTGCTCGAAATGGCCATGACCAATGTTAGGATTGCACATCAGCTTTACTG GTTATTCAAGGAAGCGAGCTTGGATGTTCGATGCTGTTGGCGTTTCCACTTGATGAAGACCGCCCTTATGTCGATGGTTGGCAATGGCTTCAAGGAGGAGATAGAAAGAGAGGAACATCTGACGAAGGGTCTGACTACAGCTGCTATTTGTGTCAAGGCTGCGAAGGATGCAAAGGATAGAGAT ATGACATTGTTAAGAGAACTCGGCCTActttttgaagaatttgaagACCAAAGTATCGGCCTCCCTCTCGACCCTTCCCTGGTCATCACTGGCATCGAACTCAAATCATGCTCCTATTTCACGTCAAACGCATTCCCGCTCAAGCTGGTTTTCAAACACGACGAACCTCGTGCTGACCCACATTGTGTGATGTTCAAGGTCGGCGATGACCTTCGTCAGGACATGTTGACGATGCAGCTCATTAACATAATGGATAAAATGTGGTTGAAATCGGGACTGGATCTCAAGATCATTACGTTCAGGTGTTTGTCGACTGGTGAGAGAAAAG GGCTTGTCGAACTGGTGTCCGAGTCTCAGACTCTCAGACAGATTCAAGACCCCTATGGTGTGACGGGATCATTCAAAGACCGACCTCTTGCTGAGTGGTTAAAGAAGTACAACCCAACAGAGCTTGATTATAGGAAG GCCGTGGTAAATTTCACGCGGTCATGCGCTGGTTACTGTGTGGCAACGTATATCCTTGGTATCTGTGACCGTCATAACGACAACATCATGCTGAAGCAGACTGGCCACATGTTCCATATCGACTTTGGAAAGTTCTTAGGTGATGCACAGAGATTTGGCAACATCAAACG GGACCGAGTACCATTTGTTTTCACATCGGACATGGCATACGTCATCAATGGAGGTGACAAGGTGACGGACAACTTCCAGGAGTTTGTAGACCTTTGTTGTGAAGCATTTAACGTTTTACGGAAGAATGGCGCATTCCTGATCACGCTGCTTCGACTG ATGTCTGCCTCAGGTATTCCTGGAATCAACCACAATGCTGCCATGTACGTCCAGAGAGTATTACTGCCCGACTGCTCGGACACTGAAGCTATTGCTGCATTTACGAG AATGATCCAAGGCAGCCTGAAGTCAGTGTCAACACAGTTTAACTTCTTCCTGCACGCGATGGCTCAGAAGCGATTCTCTGGGCACCGGGAGGGCATGCTGCTGTCGTTCATACCAAAGACATACAG TGTAACAACTGATGGTCGCATCACCAATGTTGTCATAGAAGGATACCAGAAGAGATACAGCCCAGAAAAGTTTTAT ATTTACATCATCCGAGTCGATCGGGAAGATGAGAAAGTGCCAAACTTCATTATGCGGAAGTACCCAGAATTCCTGGAGTTCCACAAACGGTTGGTGGAGATGTTCCCAATGGTCAAGCTGCCTTCGCTGCCTGGAAA GGGTAGAAGAAGTAGTCGAAG GATAATGATTGGTCGAAGTAATGTCAAAGCCGTGGCTGACAAACGCAAGTCTGAACTTGAGATATTTCTCAGGGAGTTGCTAGCACTTGCTCCTGAAATCTCAGAG
- the LOC135492037 gene encoding phosphatidylinositol 4-phosphate 3-kinase C2 domain-containing subunit alpha-like isoform X1: MELELLEDIPSSRSDQSSSADRSRVARKARTMHPTSRIAEQEQVRSTSVSPRPRPRSSDHARSVVGKSSNGTPVVPPRPPIAAPRKNIPPKVDTNIKTGVVTPSKDSSPCEMNLMAFSPTEKQAPSQHGLDDFDPVPRGRVSPGESGAASADLYAVMRRSATTDSESDYASITSFQDPVQGMANQLQRTTMAPQSTDSASFQKQPDHGSGSSHGIMINPVSGIASFNREKPPPAIPPRPKVDQGKFIVPTRPHGNQPAPVKSHTLPVQSYGARPKTGSLSADLDSSTAWKRSGMATSASSDFSDRQRHASDVEVATRPSENELMTFGYNHDRKISTSYFDPLLNPVLTEDELSHSLEFQGFRRKKAPNPFPELGRHLPPVQGFQAGSREMSGYDPNYEGLQLSGEYAMYQDDSSLDGAEEFNLEEIQDPFSISTLTLLAQQRDAAPPLPPKSKEVKKVPVKDDVEPDPATPLPPKSQPTVTPEKSIIGWNDVHNSLVPTFVADEEAQAFCDAMNCLKTTYSIKDQEKNAGIVLSPVLEHVEHPSMTIKLTVQARFAKDPVIFTCDINSEVHFVISHVLYMICDDTATSSADVKLENYILKVYARQEFLLSDSILGDYEYVQHCLKLDLEIKFTLLDTQKVKRPYERNPPDLHPMEAPRMSELSEYKKLVSRESLMILMDTFTKEIEKLLNQAMESEFKKIQTNALLGAVKAVCTILNTVETTEITLAVKRLQALSKEQGHDERPSSTYNDLIAATNKYDELNGAVQELCTAVINLIRTYCNLYNTDFVIRFPSHTSGEKEDASQLCDSVIIHVATAHHFDAEWPTKNSHKKGAKTGGKTTRYDHFRVSCGLFYGGRPLCKNVMTSQAVITTDSFQPRIVWDEWIQFPSMGVSMLPRETRLALTLVGFRTEKDGSSNEVPKQIKVNLGWAVLPMFDYKGHLTQGDQLLALWPNEGANPSGSTQCNILKPDAVLLQVSLPDFGHPVIFPDVKPTKASDLSDEKNAQSLKRPFEALHPYDQEQLLEILGKDCVTFATPAENEVLWEKRFYLHDRPEALPKVLLAAPNWNWSSLVDIYRLIDEWTPMKPTDALELLLPLYADEHVRNVAISWIKKMCADEICDYLPQLLQALKYELYHQSPLSQFLLEMAMTNVRIAHQLYWLFKEASLDVRCCWRFHLMKTALMSMVGNGFKEEIEREEHLTKGLTTAAICVKAAKDAKDRDMTLLRELGLLFEEFEDQSIGLPLDPSLVITGIELKSCSYFTSNAFPLKLVFKHDEPRADPHCVMFKVGDDLRQDMLTMQLINIMDKMWLKSGLDLKIITFRCLSTGERKGLVELVSESQTLRQIQDPYGVTGSFKDRPLAEWLKKYNPTELDYRKAVVNFTRSCAGYCVATYILGICDRHNDNIMLKQTGHMFHIDFGKFLGDAQRFGNIKRDRVPFVFTSDMAYVINGGDKVTDNFQEFVDLCCEAFNVLRKNGAFLITLLRLMSASGIPGINHNAAMYVQRVLLPDCSDTEAIAAFTRMIQGSLKSVSTQFNFFLHAMAQKRFSGHREGMLLSFIPKTYSVTTDGRITNVVIEGYQKRYSPEKFYIYIIRVDREDEKVPNFIMRKYPEFLEFHKRLVEMFPMVKLPSLPGKGRRSSRRIMIGRSNVKAVADKRKSELEIFLRELLALAPEISECDLIYTFFHPMLRDEQEVNKSQGKVRVIVYNAKMLGKPDPSPTRILRRPHAIQGQLKLSLVHKEGGLHVMIMHAKDLASEESELPDPYVKMYLLPDSAKQTKRKTEIARRSNHPTFNEMFVYRVPLDIIKRKHLQLTVWNYDMLKENEFMGALYLDLSTIDLGKETVAWHKLGLYQMP; this comes from the exons ATGGAGCTAGAACTTCTGGAAGATATTCCCAGTTCGAGGTCTGATCAGTCAAGTTCAGCAGACAGGTCACGTGTGGCCAGAAAAGCAAGAACTATGCATCCAACAAGTCGAATTGCTGAACAGGAACAAGTGAGGTCAACATCTGTCTCACCAAGACCAAGACCCAGGTCATCCGATCATGCAAGGTCGGTAGTTGGCAAGTCATCAAATGGAACTCCTGTGGTCCCTCCAAGGCCCCCAATAGCTGCACCTCGCAAAAACATCCCACCAAAAGTTgacacaaatatcaaaactgGTGTCGTTACACCTTCAAAAGATAGCTCTCCCTGTGAAATGAATTTGATGGCGTTTTCACCAACCGAAAAACAAGCTCCGTCTCAACATGGCTTAGATGATTTTGATCCTGTGCCAAGGGGGCGTGTCAGCCCAGGTGAGAGTGGGGCTGCAAGTGCAGACTTGTATGCTGTTATGAGACGTTCAGCAACAACTGATTCAGAATCTGATTATGCATCTATCACCAGTTTTCAGGATCCTGTGCAAGGCATGGCTAATCAACTTCAAAGAACAACAATGGCACCCCAATCCACAGATTCAGCTAGTTTTCAGAAACAACCAGATCATGGAAGTGGGAGTTCTCATGGAATAATGATCAACCCAGTGTCGGGCATTGCTTCTTTCAATAGGGAAAAACCACCTCCTGCAATACCACCTAGACCCAAGGTTGATCAAGGCAAATTTATCGTACCAACGCGTCCCCATGGAAACCAACCTGCTCCTGTAAAATCTCATACCCTTCCTGTTCAATCATACGGTGCTCGACCGAAAACCGGTAGTCTCTCGGCGGATTTGGATTCCTCCACCGCGTGGAAACGGTCTGGCATGGCCACAAGTGCATCTTCTGACTTTTCTGATAGACAGCGTCATGCTTCTGATGTCGAAGTTGCAACAAGGCCATCAGAAAATGAGTTGATGACATTCGGTTACAATCATGATCGTAAAATCAGCACCTCGTATTTTGATCCGTTATTGAATCCTGTGCTCACGGAAGATGAGCTGTCACATTCACTAGAGTTTCAGGGTTTTCGTCGTAAGAAGGCTCCGAATCCATTTCCCGAATTAGGGAGACATTTGCCACCTGTACAGGGATTCCAGGCAGGAAGCAGAGAAATGTCTGGGTATGATCCAAACTACGAAGGTCTTCAGCTCTCGGGAGAATACGCAATGTACCAGGACGACAGTAGTTTAGATGGTGCTGAGGAATTCAATCTGGAGGAGATCCAGGACCCATTTTCTATTTCGACTTTAACATTGCTGGCACAGCAGCGGGATGCGGCACCCCCATTACCACCTAAGTCCAAAGAGGTCAAGAAGGTGCCAGTCAAGGATGACGTTGAACCAGATCCTGCCACACCATTACCACCAAAGTCTCAGCCAACAGTTACTCCAGAGAAGTCTATCATTGGTTGG AATGATGTCCACAACAGTCTTGTTCCAACGTTCGTCGCTGATGAAGAAGCACAAGCATTTTGTGATGCCATGAATTG TTTAAAGACAACATATTCAATCAAAGATCAAGAGAAGAATGCCGGCATTGTGTTGAGTCCCGTCCTCGAACACGTCGAACATCCATCAATGACCATTAAACTCACTGTCCAGGCTCGTTTTGCGAAGGACCCGGTCATTTTCACTTGTGATA TCAACTCTGAGGTCCACTTTGTGATCAGTCATGTCCTGTACATGATCTGTGATGATACGGCCACATCTTCTGCTGATGTTAAACTGGAAAACTACATACTGAAAGTTTATGCTCGCCAAGAGTTTCTTCTGAG tgacTCAATCCTTGGTGACTATGAGTATGTGCAGCATTGTCTAAAGCTTGATCTGGAGATCAAGTTCACCTTGCTTGATACCCAGAAAGTCAAAAGACCATATGAACGAAAC CCACCAGATCTCCATCCAATGGAAGCGCCCAGAATGTCAGAGTTGTCTGAATACAAGAAATTAGTAAGCAGAGAAAGTCTGATGATTCTAATGGACACCTTCACCAAGGAGATTGAGAAGCTTCTCAACCAGGCCATGGAGAGCGAGTTCAAGAAGATACAAACAAATGCCCTACTTGGGGCCGTGAAAGCTGTCTGTACCATCCTGAACACTGTGGAGACCACTGAGATTACCTTGGCGGTGAAGCGACTGCAGGCCCTTAGTAAGGAGCAGGGTCACGATGAGCGGCCATCTTCAACATATAATGA TCTGATAGCTGCAACGAACAAATATGATGAGCTGAATGGAGCAGTACAAGAGCTGTGTACGGCCGTAATCAACCTGATCCGCACTTATTGTAACCTGTACAATACAGACTTCGTCATCAGATTCCCGAGTCACACGAGCGGCGAGAAAGAGGACGCGAGTCAACTGTGTGATAGCGTCATCATACATGTGGCGACAGCCCATCATTTTGATGCCGAGTGGCCTACAAA GAATAGTCATAAAAAAGGTGCTAAAACAGGTGGTAAAACAACAAG GTATGACCACTTCCGTGTTTCATGTGGACTCTTCTACGGTGGGCGGCCGTTGTGTAAAAACGTCATGACTTCACAAGCAGTGATAACGACAGACAGCTTCCAGCCACGCATTGTCTGGGATGAGTGGATCCAGTTTCCATCGATGGGAGTTTCCATGTTGCCGAGGGAAACAAGATTGGCCTTGACTCTGGTTGGCTTTAGGACGGAGAAGGACGGATCGAGTAATGAAGTCCCCAAACAAATCAAGGTCAATCTTGGGTGGGCTGTGCTACCCATGTTTGATTACAAGGG CCATCTCACACAGGGTGACCAACTGCTTGCCCTCTGGCCTAACGAAGGTGCCAATCCTAGTGGCTCCACCCAGTGCAACATCCTGAAACCAGACGCTGTCCTTCTCCAAGTCAGCCTACCAGACTTTGGCCATCCGGTGATATTTCCGGATGTAAAACCCACAAAAGCAAG TGATCTAAGTGATGAGAAAAATGCACAAAG CCTGAAAAGACCATTTGAAGCGTTACACCCGTATGACCAGGAGCAGCTACTGGAGATCCTTGGCAAAGATTGTGTTACATT TGCCACGCCTGCTGAGAATGAAGTGCTATGGGAGAAGCGCTTCTATCTCCACGATCGTccagaagctctaccaaaggtCTTGCTAGCCGCACCAAACTggaattggtcaagtttagtCGATATCTATCGCTTGATTGATGAATGGACACCGATGAAGCCAACAGATGCATTGGAATTGTTGCTGCCTTT GTATGCTGATGAACATGTGCGGAATGTTGCCATCTCGTGGATCAAAAAAATGTGCGCTGATGAAATCTGTGACTACCTCCCGCAGCTTCTGCAAGCTTTGAAATATGAGCTGTACCACCAGAGTCCATTATCGCAGTTCTTGCTCGAAATGGCCATGACCAATGTTAGGATTGCACATCAGCTTTACTG GTTATTCAAGGAAGCGAGCTTGGATGTTCGATGCTGTTGGCGTTTCCACTTGATGAAGACCGCCCTTATGTCGATGGTTGGCAATGGCTTCAAGGAGGAGATAGAAAGAGAGGAACATCTGACGAAGGGTCTGACTACAGCTGCTATTTGTGTCAAGGCTGCGAAGGATGCAAAGGATAGAGAT ATGACATTGTTAAGAGAACTCGGCCTActttttgaagaatttgaagACCAAAGTATCGGCCTCCCTCTCGACCCTTCCCTGGTCATCACTGGCATCGAACTCAAATCATGCTCCTATTTCACGTCAAACGCATTCCCGCTCAAGCTGGTTTTCAAACACGACGAACCTCGTGCTGACCCACATTGTGTGATGTTCAAGGTCGGCGATGACCTTCGTCAGGACATGTTGACGATGCAGCTCATTAACATAATGGATAAAATGTGGTTGAAATCGGGACTGGATCTCAAGATCATTACGTTCAGGTGTTTGTCGACTGGTGAGAGAAAAG GGCTTGTCGAACTGGTGTCCGAGTCTCAGACTCTCAGACAGATTCAAGACCCCTATGGTGTGACGGGATCATTCAAAGACCGACCTCTTGCTGAGTGGTTAAAGAAGTACAACCCAACAGAGCTTGATTATAGGAAG GCCGTGGTAAATTTCACGCGGTCATGCGCTGGTTACTGTGTGGCAACGTATATCCTTGGTATCTGTGACCGTCATAACGACAACATCATGCTGAAGCAGACTGGCCACATGTTCCATATCGACTTTGGAAAGTTCTTAGGTGATGCACAGAGATTTGGCAACATCAAACG GGACCGAGTACCATTTGTTTTCACATCGGACATGGCATACGTCATCAATGGAGGTGACAAGGTGACGGACAACTTCCAGGAGTTTGTAGACCTTTGTTGTGAAGCATTTAACGTTTTACGGAAGAATGGCGCATTCCTGATCACGCTGCTTCGACTG ATGTCTGCCTCAGGTATTCCTGGAATCAACCACAATGCTGCCATGTACGTCCAGAGAGTATTACTGCCCGACTGCTCGGACACTGAAGCTATTGCTGCATTTACGAG AATGATCCAAGGCAGCCTGAAGTCAGTGTCAACACAGTTTAACTTCTTCCTGCACGCGATGGCTCAGAAGCGATTCTCTGGGCACCGGGAGGGCATGCTGCTGTCGTTCATACCAAAGACATACAG TGTAACAACTGATGGTCGCATCACCAATGTTGTCATAGAAGGATACCAGAAGAGATACAGCCCAGAAAAGTTTTAT ATTTACATCATCCGAGTCGATCGGGAAGATGAGAAAGTGCCAAACTTCATTATGCGGAAGTACCCAGAATTCCTGGAGTTCCACAAACGGTTGGTGGAGATGTTCCCAATGGTCAAGCTGCCTTCGCTGCCTGGAAA GGGTAGAAGAAGTAGTCGAAG GATAATGATTGGTCGAAGTAATGTCAAAGCCGTGGCTGACAAACGCAAGTCTGAACTTGAGATATTTCTCAGGGAGTTGCTAGCACTTGCTCCTGAAATCTCAGAG